gagtgccccagcagcacagaatggcagcagtgccacaagCAACCATCACCATTCCATGGGAACCATCACCAGGCCCCTGTAGCTAAggtcagtttccatggcaaccattACCAGTGCTCTGTTGCTATGGTCACTTTCCATGGCAACAATCACCAGCCCCCATGTGGCTAtggtcagtttccatggcaataATCACCAGCTCCCTGTTGCTATGGTCAGTCCCTTGGCAACTCCATGGAGACACCATGCCAGGGTGGTTGCCATGGACACCAGCTCAGGCCTGGAGCGAGAGGCTGTAGCCATGGCAACCATCTGCAGTCCCATTTCCAGGGTCATGGGATCCCAGAATTggctgagttgggagggacccgTCAGGATCCTCGAGTCCAACTGCTGGCCCTGTACAGGACACCCCAACACTCCCAGCCtgggcctggcagtgctgtccaaatgctgctggatctcagagagccctggagctgggacccttccctggggagcctgggcagcgTCCGAGCAGCCTCTGGgggaaaaccttttcctgacaTCTAACCTAAGCCTGCCCCAACTCAGCTGCAGCCATCCCCTccagtcctgtccctgggcaccagaGTGAAGAGGTGCCCACAGCCCCCAACCAGGGACCCACTCCCAAGGCTGTTGCCatggccaccagggctgggaccagctgGGGTTCTCGATTTCCACCTGCCAGCCTGTAGGAATGGGATTCCTcaaattcctgctcctgctaAAACTGCGCTGCCGCTCGCTGTCCTCCCACCTCCCGTAgaaagcacaaaaggcaaagctcccaggctgggataAGAACAATGTACTGGGAACAGCAACGAGATaaagaacaaacagaaacagaaataatattgaTAACAGAAGGGATAAGAAAAGCTATTTACAGGGAAAACTACATCACCACCGACTGACTCTTCCTGGCCACATatttcctcctgcctggaaaggacACCCTTCttctcagggagagagagagtccctttcctgcccctggcaATGACCTGAGGTGGGAGTGACTGTAATGACACAGCCATGGCCAGACCCTCATGTTCTTCCATCTCCCATCATGTCAttggcaggggcaggaaaagggacaggTGTCTTCCCAGCATGGATCACAGGGAACATGGATCACCAGAGCTCTTCCCAACATGGGTCCTCCAATGGGGGATGAAGCTGGAGCAGTGCATGAAGCTTCTCCGTCAGTTGTGTCATTCGCAGGGCTTCCCTTACTGGTGCCGGCATTGGTGTTTGTTCAAATGAGAACTCTGggtgaagctcttcccacactcggagcactcgtagggcctctccccggTGTGGATGCGCTGGTGTCTGATGAGGTCGCAGTTGTTCTTGAAGCCCTTCCCCCACTCCGGGCAGCAGAAGAGCCTCTCCTCAGTGTGAATCCACtggtgcaggaggagatgggagctgctctgaaacCTCTTCAGACACTCAGGACACTGGTAGGGCCTCTCCCAAGAGTGGATGCATTGGTGGATGATGAGGACAGAGCTGCACCTGAAGCCCTTGCTACGCTTGCCACACTCATAGAGCCATTCCCCAGTGTGGATTATCTGGTGGCAGATCAGGGTGTTGCTCTGCCTGtagctcttcccacactccaaGCTGCTCATGGgcccccagctctgagctctggctgaagcTCTGTCCACCTTCCTGGCACAGAGTGGGTCTTTCCTCCtcagagcaccctgggctggatTTGCAGCACCTCCTTCTGTAGGATCTCAAGGGGTTTTCTGCCTCTTGGATTCCTGTGCTGTGGAGTCACTCAAACTAGCTTCTTCCATGAGATTATACAATGGGGATTTCTCCTCCCTGGTCTCCATCCTCAGTTCCTTgtctggggaaggaaggaaggaaggacaaggagaggatgggatttgcctcAATaccagagggaaggggaaggagatccTCCCAATGCATCCCTGGCAGGATGGCATTGGCAGCAGGATTTTCCTGCAGTCAggggccatgctgggctgggagatatagcaggaaagagagggaaaggggcagtgacttcctcctcacctgcctgggtgTCCCAGGACAGCTTCCTCTTCTTCACAGCTTCCTTCTCTATCCAGCCAAggtttggaaaagagaaatcctGGTTTGGGTAAAAATACATTATATGAGCACATTGGGTTAGGGGGTTCCAACTGCCCAAGTCCATCTCTAGAAGTCACTGGTCCTCTGGTGCCCATATAAACCTCCAAAACACTAAGATTCAGTCCCCAAAAATATACAAACAACAAAGATTGAGGAAAAACACACAACCCTGAGTTTCCCCTCTCTGGTCTCTCCACTTTGGGCTCCTGAAGGCCCCCCCTGTCTGGGTTTCTCCAGGTCAAGTTTGTATTGGTGTTCCCCCTCTCTGGGCTGATGGGGCTCCTGGCAATCCCGCAGATTCCCCTTCTCTGGGCTCACCATTTTTGCATCCTAGGCGTCCCAGGGGTCAGCACTGTCCTTAGTCCCTGTTTCAGGGCCCTGGGATATCCATGGGTCCCCCCTGTCCATGCTCCCAATACGTCCAGGCTTctggagcacccccagctcccgTATTGCCCGTTTCCCTACCAGCCCTGCCGGTCCTGTGCAATCCCCACATGGCTCTGTGCTGACAGTGCAGCCCATGGCCCAGGCAGatcattctgctccctgacactACCTACCAACACAAGAGGACAGTTATCCTACAGGCAAGTCTTCCCgctaaagactgaggcaaagaaggcattaagtaCCTCTGTCTTCTCCTCTGCAGTTACTAAGTTCCCTCCCTCATTTAATAAAGAACAAAGGTTGGTCTTACCCTTTCTTTTgccattaatatatttgtaaaaacattttttattatcccTTACAAAATTTGCCAAATCAGTTCATACTGAGCTTGGCCTCCCTAATTTCATTCCTACATCCCCTCACAACCCCCTTAGGTACTTCTTAGAGACCTGACCCTCCTTTCAAAGATGATAcatcctttttttattcctaagttcCTTCAAAACTTCTTTGCCCATCCAGGCTGGGCGTTTGCTTCATCAACTCATCTctcagcacacagggacagttcCTGTGCCcacaaaatctgttttgaagCACACCTACCCTTCTggaactcctttgtttttaagggctgcttcccaaggaactcTCTGAAGAAGTCTCCTAaacaggccaaagtctgccctccaGAATTCCAATGTAAAAGTCTTATTGATGTCCCTCCTGATTTCACCAaatgttgggaaggatgaaagtttgacaagaaagtctcacagatatagcagaaagatttttaaatgtggagtctgatgaaggaatagagttggaagcaagttttgatatagaagaaaagaattgctgagccagtcttactggataaccaatgaggcaaagggtgtgttagTAAAAAGGGGGTTTTATGAgttagagcaaaggataaaccctccccaaacaagaagatgtttttactaAGCAagaagatagcacaggcaaacaagacTGCCaatgtggcaagtagaaaaaaggtctccgaattttccactgcaagaaaactgaataaCAACTTTCAGCTTAAACTGTAAggtactgacttttagtgattggagaatagtaacatgaatatggtcATTCTAGTAGTTATGATAGACTATAGATAAGagttaagggatagattggttctactgtattaagatgttaagcaaagaaaaatatataatgcaatgtaaccaaaaccaaagggtccccaggcctgcctgcagctggagcttacagctgtaggcacaggctctgtcgCCCACgaccctgggctgctgtaaCCTTgtggatggaataaactgcattttggagagctaCCTGGAGTCCAGAGTCCCTCATTTCGGCTCTTACAACCAAATATTGTGAACTCTATAATTTCATGGTCACTATGCCCCAAGCAGCCTCCAACCACCAcatccccctcccccccaccccagcccatcTTTATAGCCAAACAACAGGTCGAACATGGTCCCTCCCCTGCTGGGCTCACTCACTAGCTGTGACAAAAAGTTGTCTTCCACACTCTCTAAAAACTTGGAGGCTGCTACTGAATTTTACTTCTCAAGAGGCTTGTTCAGCCTTCAGCTCTTCAGTTCAGGAATTCAGTGCCCCAGAGCTTATTAACATTCAGAACACTTTAACAAGCCAAGCCTCTGGGAATAATTTGATTTACTTTTCCAAATCTTTTGTGGGTAATTCGACAGATTTCAGAACCGCGTTCAAAGtgaatatattatatttacaaagacagtgagaaaatatgtttttggtcctgtttagtttttttcctgttaattcATTGATACGTGCAATCTCCAATTGACACTGAATCCAAGTACCTCCTCATGCAGTTTGAATAGATATGAAAATCAAGAACCTTTATGGCTGACAATCAACCAGACTTTGTCCCTACCCCTGCCCCACCAGTTCCCCcatccaagccctggcacaaGCAGCCTTGTGCCAATCTGaactccctccagcccaggctggaccTGCAGGtttcagctccttggctccAGTTCCCACCTGCTTTCCTTGGAGAAGAAGCTGCCAGAGACACAGAGGGATGTTCATTTATTGTCAGACAACAAACccaagggaaggcacagctctATAAAATGCAAAAGTCATTCatttccctggctctgccctgcacctGATCCCCACAGCCTGTCCTGTTTCCGTCAGGAAATGTTTCCAGTCCCAGGGCAGCATCAAAGGCGAGGGcatgctgggctgcagggcacccATATCTTCtatgacttttaaaattttttttagatCATGGAGGAGCCTTCACCTATCTTTGCCGGGTTTTGTTAAAACAAAGATAGGGGAGTTCCAAGGGCTGTTGGTTTCAGTGATGTGGCCCTTGGCAAGCTGCTCCTCCACGAGGGCCTCTAGTGCGTGTAACTTGGTGTTAGAAAGGGGCCACTGGTCATTCCACACTGGATGTTGTTGTTTCCAGGTGAGTTGTGGGATGGTGGGTTTCGTGCACTCCACAGTGGCCCCCACTTAGAATCCCTACTGGGAATTTTTAGagagcccccccccccccactggGCTAGAAGGCCCCTGCCCCAAAAGGTGATCAGTGCCCTCACCAGGAATGGCTGGATGGTTGCCATCTTGCCCTCAGGACCTTCTACTATTCTCTTACTATTTCTCTTACTCCTCATGGAAACCGCCGCACTTCGATCCATGAAATCATCCCTGCCACGGGCTATAGTTCCCAATTTGCTGCCCATTCAGAGCGGGGTATGATAGTAATGTCTGCCCTGGTATCCAGCATGCCCAGGCAGTAAATCTTCTCCCCTTTGCAGAACAGGCCACACTCCATGATGGGTTTGTTGGAGCCCACAATCTGTGCCCACATGATTATGGGGTTGAGGGGAACCTGTTCCAGATTGTCTTTAGGTAACAGGAACACTTGTGCAGTAGGAGTCCCTTGTGATAGATAAAAAGGAGGTTCTATGCAACAGAGCTGTATGAAAATGTCTTCCCCTCGGCCGATGGTCTGGACTTCAGGGACGACATAAATTTACCAGGTCTGTGAAAAGTGTCTCCCAGAATTAATATATTGGAAGGACCATCGGATGGCCCATGTTTTCCCTTTGGCAGGAAGTGGAAGCATTCGTCAGAGAAGTCTATGGACAGCTCAGTTACCAGCTGGTGCCAGGTTCCCTCCTGTACTGCTGCGTGTGTTGGATCCCGCTGATGTCCCTTGGGATACCCCACGGTGATGGTGTCACTCACAGTCTACCTGCCTGCTCCTGATGGTTGTCAGGGGATCTCACAGACAGGGCAGGGGACCTCGCAGCGGGGTGGAGCAATACAGCCCTTGATTTGATGTCAAAGCATGGGGCTGTCCCATGCTCTGCTGGGAGTTTCCAAAATGCTGTTGGAACTTGGACTGGTTTTGGGGCCATCAATGGTCCTGGCAGAGATCCTGAAAAGAGGGCTTCTCTGGGCAGTCAACAAAAAAATATCCAAGTTCTCTGCAATTGAAGCATCGCAAGTTCTGTTTGGATGAAATCACCGTGAAGGCTCCAGACACCCCTTCTGCGATTCCTTTCACAACTGCCTGGGCAACTGTATTCTCCATTGAAGCATGCCTGGTGCACGCTCCAACCATTTGCTCTATGGATGGTTCAGTGTCTAAAATGAGAGCCCTTAATATTGTTCTGCATACTGCACTGATAT
This portion of the Serinus canaria isolate serCan28SL12 chromosome 25, serCan2020, whole genome shotgun sequence genome encodes:
- the LOC115484165 gene encoding zinc finger protein 3-like, encoding MSSLECGKSYRQSNTLICHQIIHTGEWLYECGKRSKGFRCSSVLIIHQCIHSWERPYQCPECLKRFQSSSHLLLHQWIHTEERLFCCPEWGKGFKNNCDLIRHQRIHTGERPYECSECGKSFTQSSHLNKHQCRHQ